In Alcaligenes faecalis, the sequence GCCTACCGCGCCCGCAGCAAAGAAAACTAAGCACGCTTTGCACGGCCCAGATCCGGCTGCTGCCAGTACCAGGCCTATGGGTTAATATCGCATTTCGCACACGGATACATTCAGCAGATCTGCCGATTTGACGCCGCAGGACCGCTGCTTGAGTCCGTATCACGGCAATAAGCTCCTCTAAACCTGTCAACAAACCCACTGCAGAACGTGATGGCCTTGATGAATCCTGTACGGAACACGCTGCTTGACCTGGCACCGGTACAAGCCATCACGACAAGCCTGAAGCGGCTTATATCTGGCGGGTACAGGGGCGGGCTACACAAGGCTGGGGCCATCACATTTCTGGCCGTAATGCTTAGCGGCTGCGCCGGCGTCAAGATCGCCACCGTCAGCACCGAGGACTACATTGCCCAACGCCGTGGCGACATCCTGACCACCAACAAGCTCAGCGCCTCTGCACGCGATACGCTGACCAGTCTGGCAATCGCGCCCGAGCAATGCGCTAAAGATATCCCCCACTGCTCTTCCAGACTGACAGAGCTATGGAATCTGGACACCGAGCAGCGCATGGCCACCCTGGCCGAGATCTGGACGCAAGAAGCCTTGCGTTTGCAGGGACGGCGCAATGCCCGGCCGGACTTCTCGGCCGAGTTGTTCGATGCCTATCTGCAAAGCGCCCGCTACGCCTACGCCTATCTGTTCTTCACGGATCGCAGGCCGGGGGACCGAGCTTTTGAGGATCGCCAGACCCAGGTACGGGACTACTACAACTACGCCGTGCAGCAAGCGACCATGCTGCTGTTCGCCAAGTATCACGACACCAGCTACGCCTTCCAGAAAACCATAGCGATTGGTCAATGGCGTATTCGTGGTGACCTGTCCCAGGTACGCAATGCCACCGCTCCTCAGCCTCATGAGCTGATTCCCGCCTCGCAACTGACGTTCCGTGGCGTGCGCAGCATTTATCGGCGCGACGGCTTCGGGGCCGAGATGGTGGTGGTGAACGACTCCCAGGACATCAGCCCCACCACGTTCCAGAGCACGTACAGCGAGCCGCCTTTCCAGGCCGTAACCGGGATTATTACCTTCCCCGGCGAAACGCTGTCCCAGGTTCTGCAAACCCGCGACGCCACAATTATTGGCTACGATCCGTACCAGCAAACCAGCGTCAAACTGAAAGACGTTCAAGTGCCCTTGGCGGCCAATTACACCTCTGCCTACGGTCTATGGCTGGCGCGCTCGGACTTCTCGACCCAGGCTTTGCGTACCGTTCTGGGACGGGACGGCGGTATTGAGGCTCCGCATGTATTCCTGCTGCAACCCTATGACCCGAATCGCCGCGTCATCATCATGCTGCACGGTCTGGCCAGCAGCCCGGAAGCCTGGATTAACGTCGCCAATGAGGTGCTGGGCGATGAGGAGTTACGGGATCGCTATCAGATCTGGCAGGTCTACTATCCAACCAATCTGCCCCTGCCCTACAACAATGCCGAGATTCGGAAAGCTCTGACTGAAACCTTCCGGCATTTTGACCCGAGCAGAAAGGCCATCGCCTCGAACAATATTGTGGTGATCGGTCATAGCATGGGCGGAGTGCTGGGACGTTTGCTGGTGTCCTCGTCGGACAATCTGCTGGAAGACGCGGCCCGCGACCGCTATCAAATGGATGATGTCAGCATTGCCAAAATGAATCAGGAGTTCGGCAATGTGGTGCACTTCTCTCCCCTGCCGGGTGTGACGACAGCGATCTTTATTGCCGCGCCCCACAAGGGCACGCCGTTTGCAGGAAATCGTATTTCCCGCTTGGCAGCAGCGCTGATTACCTTGCCGGTTACGGTGGTGACCCAGCTCAACAAGCTGAGCCAGGTGGCTGTCGGCAATACGCCCGCCAAAGATGAAATGCTGATTCTGCCCAATGGCGTGGAAAGTCTGCGCGACAGCGATCCCTTCATGCAGATCACCTCCAGAATGCCGATCTCCACGCAAGTGCGGTACCACAGCATTATTGCCAACGACACGCCCAAGAAAGACCTGCTGTATTCGGACGACGGGCTGGTGCCGTATCAAAGCTCCCACCTGCCTGGGGCAACGTCGGAACTGGTGATTCCCTTCTCCCATAGCGTGCAGGAGACGCCCGAGGCGATTCTGGAAATTCGGCGGATTTTGCGGGAGCAGTAGCAAGGAGTAGGAAGGAAGGAAGGAAGGAAGGAAGGAAGGAAGGAAGGCGGAGTTGCTTCTTGGTGTTGCTGTTGCTTTTGCTGTTGCTGCTACTAATGCAGTCCAAGGCTCAGACCCCTGACATCATCCCAAGAACACACATATTCCACCTGACAGAGCACCTCTACCTTCTCCTTCAAGTTACTCCCGCTTCATCGCCTTTTCATAATCCCAGCCGCCGCCCAGCGCCTTGTACAGATCCACCATATTCTGCAACTGGCTTTCCCGAACGGCGATGACCTGGTTTTCTGCCTCGTACAGATTACGCTGCGCATCCAGCTGTTCCAGATAAGAGGCATAGCCAGCTTCGTAGCGATTGCGGGCGTGTTCCAAGGAACGCTTCAATACATCCCGGCGCGCGGTTACGTGGCTTAATTCTTCCGCAAAACGACGTTGGCCCGCCAAGGCATTTTCTACTTCCGAAAAAGCCGTCAACACAACGCCACGATACGCAAAGGCCGCCTCATCACGCTGGGCAGTGGCAGAGTCAAACTGCGCCTGCAAACGGCCACGATCAAAAATAGGCGCCAGAATGCTGCCGCCCAGACTCCAGATCTTGGTCGGGTCATAACTCAAGGCGCTGACGTATAAAGCCCCAGCCCGTGCCGACAAGGAAACCTGCGGCAAAAAGGCAGCCCGGCTGGCTGCCATGGATGCGTCTCTGGAAGCCAAACCCAGCTCGGCTCGCGCAATATCAGGACGACGGCGCAGCAACTCGGAAGGCAAACCAGCACCCGGTGCAGGCAACACTAAAGCCGCCAAGGTGGAACTGGCGTTCTGCTGATAAGCCGCAGGCAGTTCACCGGACAAGAGGCGCAAGGCATTGTGATGACGGCTGATAGCCAATTCCAGTTGAGGAATATGCTGCTCTACCGCTTCCAGCTCGGACTGGGCCTGGGTCAATTCCAGTTGAGAGATATAGCCCGCATCAAACTTTTCCTGCGCCAGTCGCAAGGCTTCCGTTCGGGATGTAGAGGTGGCCTTGGCTTGCTGCAACTGCGCATCCAGACCCAGCAAGGCAATATAGGTACGGGCTGTCTCGGAGGCCACACTCAAGGCAATCGCATCGTAATCCGCCTGCGTGGCGGACAGCTTGAGTTCAGCCGCTTTCGCCTGCGAACTCAAACGCCCCCATAAATCCAGCTCCCAATTCAATTGCACGGCAGGCTGCACGGCACGGCTGATTGCCATACCGCTTGGTCCCAATGCCCGCTCTGCATGCGCGCCCGTATCAAAGGACAATGACGGCCCCAAGGACGAGTCCGCCAACTGCACGGCTGCCCTGGCCTGCTCGATACGAGTGGCGGCACTCAAGATATCGTTATTACGTGCCAGGGCGGCTTCCACAACCGCACTCAAACCCGGATCATTAAAAGCTTTCCACCAAGCCGAATCAACAACAGTGCCTTCAGAGGCTGTGCCTATCCACTCCGATGGCGTCGCGACCTGTGCCTGCTCGGGTGCGGCCCGGTATGCAGGCATACAACCGGACAAGAGCGCCGCGCCACTTAACAAGGCCATGCCATACGTTCTTGCAGACAGGATCATTGTTCATGCTCCTGCTCTTTCTGATCAGGCTTATCCGAAGTATCCACCTTGGCTATCACGGACATGCCGGGTCGCAAACGCTCCATACCGGGCTGATCGGCATCAATCGCAATTCGTACAGGCAGACGCTGAACAACCTTGGTGAAGTTCCCGCTGGCATTGTCCGCGCGCAGTACGGAAAACTCGGAACCTGTGGCCGGAGCAATACGCTCTACATGGCCTTGAAACTCTACGCCATCCAGACCATCCACGGTAAACCGTGCCAGCTGACCCACGTGAATACCCGCGGTTTGCGTTTCCTTGAAATTCGCCACCACCCAACGTGCATCAGGCACCAGAAACAGCAGTTGCGAACCCGCCGTCACATACTGCCCCTGACGCACGGATGCCTCGCTGACCTGACCGGCTGCGGGCGCTGTCACCACGGTGTTATCCATATCAATACGAGCCAAGCCCAGGGCCGCCTCGGCGGACTTCACCTTGGCCTGCAAGGTAGCCCGAGCCACCTCGGTGGACTTGATGGTTTCTTCAGCAATCGCAATGTTCGCCTTGGCTTGCAGCATATTGCCGCGCCCCAGCTCGGCAGTCGCGACAGCCTGATCTCGCTCTCGCACCGAGATCGAACCCTTGTTTGCCAATTCCCTGGCACGATTACGATCCGCCTCGGAGCGGCGGGCTTCCGCCTGAGCCGACACCAAGGCTGCCTTGCGCGCATCCAGGCTGGCACGGTTTTGTGCCTGGGCTTGATCCAGGTTCGCCAATTCCGCCAAAGCCGCATCCAGCTGAGCCTGCGCCTGATTCAGTTTTTCTTTATAGATGCGGTCGTCAATATGCACCAAAGGCTGGCCCGCCTGGACTCGTTCAAAGTCCTGCACCAGTACCTCGGACACATAGCCGCTTA encodes:
- a CDS encoding esterase/lipase family protein is translated as MLSGCAGVKIATVSTEDYIAQRRGDILTTNKLSASARDTLTSLAIAPEQCAKDIPHCSSRLTELWNLDTEQRMATLAEIWTQEALRLQGRRNARPDFSAELFDAYLQSARYAYAYLFFTDRRPGDRAFEDRQTQVRDYYNYAVQQATMLLFAKYHDTSYAFQKTIAIGQWRIRGDLSQVRNATAPQPHELIPASQLTFRGVRSIYRRDGFGAEMVVVNDSQDISPTTFQSTYSEPPFQAVTGIITFPGETLSQVLQTRDATIIGYDPYQQTSVKLKDVQVPLAANYTSAYGLWLARSDFSTQALRTVLGRDGGIEAPHVFLLQPYDPNRRVIIMLHGLASSPEAWINVANEVLGDEELRDRYQIWQVYYPTNLPLPYNNAEIRKALTETFRHFDPSRKAIASNNIVVIGHSMGGVLGRLLVSSSDNLLEDAARDRYQMDDVSIAKMNQEFGNVVHFSPLPGVTTAIFIAAPHKGTPFAGNRISRLAAALITLPVTVVTQLNKLSQVAVGNTPAKDEMLILPNGVESLRDSDPFMQITSRMPISTQVRYHSIIANDTPKKDLLYSDDGLVPYQSSHLPGATSELVIPFSHSVQETPEAILEIRRILREQ
- a CDS encoding efflux transporter outer membrane subunit; amino-acid sequence: MILSARTYGMALLSGAALLSGCMPAYRAAPEQAQVATPSEWIGTASEGTVVDSAWWKAFNDPGLSAVVEAALARNNDILSAATRIEQARAAVQLADSSLGPSLSFDTGAHAERALGPSGMAISRAVQPAVQLNWELDLWGRLSSQAKAAELKLSATQADYDAIALSVASETARTYIALLGLDAQLQQAKATSTSRTEALRLAQEKFDAGYISQLELTQAQSELEAVEQHIPQLELAISRHHNALRLLSGELPAAYQQNASSTLAALVLPAPGAGLPSELLRRRPDIARAELGLASRDASMAASRAAFLPQVSLSARAGALYVSALSYDPTKIWSLGGSILAPIFDRGRLQAQFDSATAQRDEAAFAYRGVVLTAFSEVENALAGQRRFAEELSHVTARRDVLKRSLEHARNRYEAGYASYLEQLDAQRNLYEAENQVIAVRESQLQNMVDLYKALGGGWDYEKAMKRE
- a CDS encoding HlyD family secretion protein → MSQDTSSENQDRNSELAAPTDSDNDGKLGPTNAPSLPPKVIKPSKRSVIAMAFVLLGGLLLILWAWNLGPFKTTRVTTDNAYVRGQMTVLAPQVSGYVSEVLVQDFERVQAGQPLVHIDDRIYKEKLNQAQAQLDAALAELANLDQAQAQNRASLDARKAALVSAQAEARRSEADRNRARELANKGSISVRERDQAVATAELGRGNMLQAKANIAIAEETIKSTEVARATLQAKVKSAEAALGLARIDMDNTVVTAPAAGQVSEASVRQGQYVTAGSQLLFLVPDARWVVANFKETQTAGIHVGQLARFTVDGLDGVEFQGHVERIAPATGSEFSVLRADNASGNFTKVVQRLPVRIAIDADQPGMERLRPGMSVIAKVDTSDKPDQKEQEHEQ